The genomic interval GCACAAACGCCCCGTTCCTTCCCCCTCAGAGAACGGCCGCACTTCCCTCCGTTTTTTGCGCAGGTCGCGAACTCCCCACGCCGCCTCTTGTGCAAGGTGACCACTGTGGAGAAAGCGTGTTTTTTGCTCCTTAAATTCTTCCCGTCTTTCTCAgacttcttttccttctcgtcatCTTCCGTTCTCCACactttttcgtttccccAACCCTCCGCCGGTCCCCCGCCTCGCCGGCGTTGGTCCTCCGCCGCCTCTTGCTACGTGTCTCCACTTTGTCAGCATTTTTCTGGCGGCTAAAAATTCACAAAATTCCCCGTCTTCCCACTTTCTCTCTAAGCAAACTCTTGCCACCGTTCTGCGCGCTTGTGTCCCCGGTTGTTTCACTCCCCTGGACTGTGTTGTGTCGATTCTCCACGTCCGAGTGGACCTCTGGACCTCGAAAGGGACCCAGCGTTTCCCCTGCGAGTCTTCCGTCGCATGCTTCACGAAAAAAGCGTTGCGACTTTGAAACCGTGCGTTCCTCGACACTTTGAGTGCTCCACACGTTTCGCCATCTCTCGCGGAAAAGGATTCGCCGCGCGACTCTCTCCTGTTTGCcgcactccgcatttgcgcTCTCTTGCGCGTTCGTTCTGCCTGAAACCTTCCGCCTTTTCTCGGTTCAAAGAGCGGGAAAATGCAGTCTTTCCAGAAGCCTGAAAACGCGCTCAAACGCGCGGATGAACTTCTCTCTGTGGGCCAACAAGACGCCGCCCTCAAAATTCTCCACGGTGCCATTGGGCATCGACGCTTCCggtgcgcatgcacacagattTCGACAGACGCCAACATTTTATGATTCACTCATCCGGGCATATTTTGATGTGGAGATTAAGATTTCGAGATGTAATTGACTATGTGGATGTGTGTGGTGACAATCGGGCATGACGGATCTTGTCCAACGCGTTGTTGTGACCCGAGAAATCCCGATGCTTTTTTCAGGTCTGTTGTGTGCCtcgctccttctcgctttcttcctgtccccttctcttcccttttctgccTCCCTGAGTCGCAACCTCATCTGTGTAGACTTCTCTGCTGGCGTTGTAATTCGTGCCGGTCCTGCGTTCCATGtcgtttctcgagttcccttctcgtttctctacgCCAGCTCGGTCTCTAGTCCGTTCAACTCTTTCCGGCAAAACGATGCTGCGTCGCCATgaccatatatatatatatatatatatacacatatctgcatgtatatacatatattatGTATTGACTTTCTTTATAtacactatatatatacataagtACTGATTCTTACTTcattatatatgtatatatatgtatatatatatgtatactgTTGTATAGTGTATATATTAACATATTGCGCATATTTCTACATGCACCCGTGCGTGCTGGGGTGCTGCTGaatctttctgtctctgcgtgtaGCTGGGcgtatagatgtatatatatatagatatataaaataaacatgcatacatatatatatatatatatatgagtgtgTTTGTGGCCGTTGCAAGGTGGAGAACTTGGTGTCTTTTGTCGGGTGTTTGCATGGCGATTTTGCGGGGTCTCGCTGCTTTTCAGGTCTCAAGGATGGGACAGCGTCCAGGAGACGATTATGATTCGTCACGTTCAGCTGTGCGTTGACGAGAACAAGCTGCGTCTGGCTCGCGATGGTCTGCACCAGTACAGGATCATCTCTCAGCATGCCAACATCCAGTCTCTTGGTGAGTCCGCAAGGGAAGCGGAAAAGAAGATTCGTCTGTATGCTTTTAGGAACTCGTCCTTTCTGCCACTCTGactctccctcgtttccttcggcTGTGCAACCTCtcatccttcttctcgtgcgTCCACCTTTCCACGTTACCGTcattctcgtctctccttgaGTGCATTCTCTCGTCTTGCTgctcgcgtcctctcttcccttcctgcGCTCAACGTGGCGGCGCTGCAGGCAAAGTGATTGCGGAGCTGCGCAGCCGCGCAGAGCAGAAGCTGACGCAGGCGAAAGAGTCGGCGGCGGGGGCGTCTGCGAGTCCGAAGAGCGCGGACGCGCCGGTGTTGCCTGGACAAGGTTTGGGCGATTTGGACTCGGTCGCGGACTCTCCGGAAGACTTGCTGCTCTCGACCCTGCAGATCGAGGTTCGCTCGGCGGAGGCTCGCGGCATCCACCAGGCGCTCCGCAGCGTTTGGGACGTCTACAAGATGGTGCTCGATTTGCTGCGCACGACTCCGAAGCTCGAGCGCGTCTACCACGAGACTGCGCGGAAGgcctttctcttttgcaAGGAGAACCAGCGTCCGCAGGAGTTCAAGCGCCTTTGCGATGTGCTCAGAAGCCACTTCGCTCTGATTCTGAAGAACCGCCACAAGGAGGACTACGAATCGCTTATGCGCCCGGATCTGCATCTggagacgcgcatgcagcagctggTCGTGGCGTCCGAGCTGGAGCTCTGGCGCGAGTGCTACGCGACTGCCGAGGACCTCTACTCGCTCGGCCTCCACGACTACTTCCTCAAGGCTCTCCGCACGGGGCAAGACCTCTTCCATAACAGTCGCGAGAAACTCATGCGCTGGCTGGCCATCTACTACGAGAAGCTCAGCCGCGTCACCTGGGTCGCAGAAAACTACTTGTTCCACGCTCTCGCCTGGATcaagcttcttctccacgtcAAAGGCTTCAAGAAAAACGCTTCTCAAGAGGACCTTCAAGCCATGGCCTCCGTCGCCGTCCTCGCCGTGCTCTCGATCCCCATCTCTGGAGCGTGAGTCCAAACCACACCACACACCTACAGATCCTTCTGGATACTCatctacatgtatatacacatatatgtatctctctctatatatatatgtatatatatatatatatatatgggtatGTGTGGGTGCTCGtctgcgtatatatataaatatatttatatctgtTTGTATCAACAATGTATATaaacacatgcatatatatgtatatatgtatgtatatgtatgtatttgtgtatcTTTGTGTCACTTGTCGACGCGACTAACGTTGTGATGCACCCTTGTCGTATTTGACTATTCGCGCTGAGAGTGTGGAGCTGAGAGACTCTGGGGAGACTTACAGCTTGGAGACTGCAGCGCAGTCGCGACCTCGCACGTTGTAGGACCGTTGTCTTCGAGCTCCAGGACACAGGGGGGGTCTCGGGTCACTCGATTCGGCGAAACGAGGAAGGTGTCGAGGCGGAAGCACAAATTCCTTCACAGGCATGAGAGCGAGATGCATCTTTTTGACGCATTGTACGCGTGAGTGGCAGGCACCCCATAGCGGTGCGTTGTTCCTGGAGCGTGAACGTTTgttcagagagaagaagcctggCGACGACGCCGTGACGATGGGAGAGGGCATGAACTACGGCTCTttggagcagcagaagaagctgacAATGTTGCTTGGTCACTCGACTCTGCCGTCTCGGGAGGGCCTCAAGGCTGTGCTTTTCACCAAGgacctcgtctctctcgcggacGAGAACTGTCAACAGCTCCTTTCCTTGATTGAAAGCGAGTTCACGCCTCTCAAGCTCTGGTAAGGTGTGCCTCTCGGACTTGGAAACGCTGGTCTTCGGCATTCGCAACGCGTGACCGACTAAATAGGGTCGCCTACAGATAGTCTGGTTCCCTCCTGCCCTTTAAGGCTGTGTACGTACGCGCAGATGTGTACGCAGATCGACTGAACATGCATCCGCGAGGGAACTTCAGGGCTCGCGCTCAAGGACTCAGTGTTTAGAAACTTCTCGCTCGAATTCAAGAGAATGTGGGGagtgtcgagacagaaatCCAAGACTTTTCGCTTCACGTTGTGTGGATGATGGTGTGGAGGTGCTCTGGAGCTTTggaaaaaaagcagacgttttcttttttgcaTGCGGGCGGGTATCGACCAAGGAGTCTGGACAGGAAAAACGGCGCGTCGGGGGAGTGACTGAGCTCCTCGATCTTTCCGTATTTTTTTCGCGAACGCATTTGGACATGCATCGTATTTGCCTGCGTCTAGGGAGACAGCTTTGGACGTGGAAAGAGCtcgctctgaagaagagacgacgtGTGGCGTTTGCCAAGTCACGTCTCTTCGCCCACAGGcaccgtctctctcccgcaaAAGGCAAATGCATGTCTTCGAATTCGTTTAATTCCACCTGTGAGCGCCGAAGCgttttgtgtgtttctcaGCTCTCTCTGCCAGCCTCTGTTGGACGCGGTGAGCGCGAATCCGTTGCTGGAGCCCTACGTGTATCCCTTGAAGAGGGTCATCTTCCACAAGTTGATTTTCCAGCTTTCTCGCGTGTACGCGACTCTCTCGATCAAGCACTTCACGACGCACATCTGCACGGCGTCCTTCCTTCCCTGGTCGCACGCAGAGAAGCTGTTCGTAGCGCTCGTCCAGGAGCAGCAGGCCTCCTCGAGCTCCTTCGGATCTGCGTCCGCGAACTCGAACGCGAATCTGTCTATTCGACTGGACTACGCGAGCAGCGCAATTCTCTTCGAGACTCCCGACGCAGCGGCCGCGAACACACTCCGACACCAACTCTGCAACTTGGCAAAGCAAATCGACAAGTACgtggaaggggaagaagagacgccaagagaggagacagacggaccCCCCGAGGGAGACGGGAGGAGGAGCGggcgaagaaacggagagagagaaggttaagggaggcagagagaagcgaaaagggAGCGAGGCAAGATGGCGAGGTGGATCGGtaggggagaaagaagaaagcgaactgGAGTAAATATGCAAGGACGCCGTGGGAGTGCGTGTGAGAGGTTTCGGATTTTGGAGGCGTGGACaaacgcaggaaaaaagCGCTCGTCGCTGGCGTCGaatctttcttcctccctgcggaagcgtctcttcgtcgacgtTGAGTTCGGGGTCTCATGCCCACACCACGATGGGGGAAGAAGTGCAGGACCACCGGAGTGGAGCTTTTTCTCAGCGGAACTTGCTTTCGTCGCAAGGCGTCCAAGGAAGCCTTCCAGAGGCGCCATGCCCTGACCTCTGGCCGCTTCAGTCGATGGCATTCACGAGGTTCCCTCTAAGAGACTCACTTTTTCAAGTTTATGCTGGCAGCCCGTGCAGCAGGGACTTATGAAGCTCAACAGAGACTTCGATTCAAAGCACAGTTCCATGCATTTCTCAATTTTTCCGGATTTTTTTCGTTCGCAGGGCGGTGCACATGATTTGCCCTGGACAGTCGATGGAGGAGAGAATGGATCGGCGCCGATTCCTGCAGGAGTTGCCGGCGCGTttggaggcggagacgcgacggATGGCGGAGCGCACGCGGGCCACTCACTCGCGTCGCCTCGAGAAACAGGAGGAGCAGCAAAAgatggaagaagagcgaagaagaaaggaagctGAGCAACGCAGagtcgaagagaagcaaggtAAGAGCCGCGGGAGACACACGCTGGACAATGCGAAAGAAATACATGAAAAGACGACAAGGAGGTGCTGTCTGCTTGCTATCGAGAATAGTGCGGTGAGACAAGGTCAGCtggttcttcgtctttttctcttgggGGCTTTGTACGCTCGATGCAGTCTCCAGGATTTCAAACAACATGATGGGTGTTGTAGGACTTGCCTTGTGGGCGAGGAGCTCTACGTCGCCCGACtattctttctcttctccggaGGCTCTCCCTTACTCtacgtctttttctctcttaTCTACCTTCTCACTCTTCTCCGtgatctctcttctcgtgatctctctcttgttctcccccttcacctctctcttgttctctcacGAGACGGTGTCTCTCCATGCTGCTCGTTGAGAACGCACTTCGCTCTGTTTTTTTGGAGATCGCAATTCCTatgtgtctttttttcgcagagcgcgagcgccgtgaagaggcgacgcgtcgtcgggaagagcgacgcatgcagcaggagAAAATCAAACAGAGGAGCGAGACTGCTGCCCAAATGTTGGAGGAGATAAAAAAGCTGGGCACCAAGGCTTCGAGCAATATTCTGATTAAGGGCAAACAACTAGGAGACATTAACATCGACGATGTTCTGCAAGGAAACGTCGACTACGACGATCTAGAAAAAGCTCAAATGATGCAACTCAACCAGGTCCGACTTCCCCACGTTTTCACAAGAACACAAAGCAATGTGcccacacacatgcatatacgtacaatatatatatatatatatatatatatatataagatatatatatatatatatataaatatggaTATGTAGGTAGAGGCGCAGTTATACATAAGATTCAGTTGTCTAGAGATGCAGGGAGTGTTCTGTGTGTATATGAAGACAGAAATACATCAACAACATGCTCAGAGGCAAGTATCTGtagatacagatacacaAAAAATGtgtgtctatatatatatatatgtatatataggtaCTGAATTGGATAGATATGTCGCCAGGACTGTGTACGATTATGCATATGATCCTATTCACaagtgtatatatataacataAATATGCCCAGATATTTGGACAGGACTATGTATGCGTGCGCCTCtgtgcgtatatatatatatatgtatatgaatgtGTGAGTGTAGAGCGAAGTGGCAGAGatctt from Toxoplasma gondii ME49 chromosome VIIa, whole genome shotgun sequence carries:
- a CDS encoding eukaryotic initiation factor-3 subunit 10, putative (encoded by transcript TGME49_201680), which codes for MQSFQKPENALKRADELLSVGQQDAALKILHGAIGHRRFRSQGWDSVQETIMIRHVQLCVDENKLRLARDGLHQYRIISQHANIQSLGKVIAELRSRAEQKLTQAKESAAGASASPKSADAPVLPGQGLGDLDSVADSPEDLLLSTLQIEVRSAEARGIHQALRSVWDVYKMVLDLLRTTPKLERVYHETARKAFLFCKENQRPQEFKRLCDVLRSHFALILKNRHKEDYESLMRPDLHLETRMQQLVVASELELWRECYATAEDLYSLGLHDYFLKALRTGQDLFHNSREKLMRWLAIYYEKLSRVTWVAENYLFHALAWIKLLLHVKGFKKNASQEDLQAMASVAVLAVLSIPISGAEKKPGDDAVTMGEGMNYGSLEQQKKLTMLLGHSTLPSREGLKAVLFTKDLVSLADENCQQLLSLIESEFTPLKLCSLCQPLLDAVSANPLLEPYVYPLKRVIFHKLIFQLSRVYATLSIKHFTTHICTASFLPWSHAEKLFVALVQEQQASSSSFGSASANSNANLSIRLDYASSAILFETPDAAAANTLRHQLCNLAKQIDKAVHMICPGQSMEERMDRRRFLQELPARLEAETRRMAERTRATHSRRLEKQEEQQKMEEERRRKEAEQRRVEEKQERERREEATRRREERRMQQEKIKQRSETAAQMLEEIKKLGTKASSNILIKGKQLGDINIDDVLQGNVDYDDLEKAQMMQLNQERIARLRQRRQNFRRVCHFIRACREEELPLLIRWQEEQLARDTQILLDMQNRHEEEHKAAFEAALEEKQIFEVVKEDKEKWVAEKIAVRQKDFEQQAQEQRERLLHVLRQAKIQRARARKEEHLKKLKIEVERKRMEEEQKKYLEQLEKKRQEEEAKAKRLAEQAEKQRQRELEIEEKQRQLDLEASAALRSAPRAAPASPQKVEGSISPASSVPPSAGDSWRKGDRTETARRRVPAQSQGRGEQDEGFERWREGKVNSGNGNDEEKTRPRFRVAAAALSEHLSAGKEGRDEIQNGDAQKPEDDGFTTVSRNRRK